A genomic segment from Alteribacillus bidgolensis encodes:
- a CDS encoding cold-shock protein: MEQGTVKWFNAEKGFGFIEREGADDVFVHFSAIQEEGFKTLEEGQQVNFEIVEGDRGPQAANVTKQ; this comes from the coding sequence ATGGAACAAGGAACAGTTAAATGGTTTAATGCAGAAAAAGGTTTTGGATTTATTGAGCGTGAAGGCGCAGACGATGTATTTGTTCACTTCTCTGCTATTCAAGAAGAAGGGTTCAAAACATTAGAAGAAGGTCAGCAAGTTAACTTTGAAATCGTTGAAGGCGACCGCGGCCCACAAGCTGCAAATGTAACTAAACAGTAA
- the recQ gene encoding DNA helicase RecQ: MIAEAEKYLKEYFGYVQFRRGQKNIIEKVFEKQRVLGVMPTGGGKSLCYQIPSLLLDGLTVVISPLISLMKDQVDEINEAGIPATYINSSLTYEETEQCMKDLQNGEYRLLYLAPERLEHQAFLHKIKKVPISLIAIDEAHCLSQWGHDFRPSYLTIPRFLDFAGRNISVLALTATATPQVSADISRALSISEDNVILTGFKRENLTFSVIKGQDRDSYLTDYIKKHREQAGIVYAATRKEVERLHHKFTNENIKAEKYHGGMTAENRAVGQERFVYDESNVMVATTAFGMGINKSNVRFVLHAQMPRNIESYYQEAGRAGRDGSESDCILFFSPKDIHTHQYLIEQSRLDEPRKEMEYNKLRQMVNYCHTEDCLQNYILKYFGEEPKDTCGTCLHCTDDRSLKDATTEAQMVFSCVKRMRERYGKTLVSQVLTGSSNQKLRQLRLDTLSTYGLLKDQSQKQVNEFIDFLLAHQYLQLIEGAYPVLKLTNRALHVLKGKQKVKKKETLKAKNVDKENPLFEELRKERAVIAKQQGIAPYMVFSDRTLLDICAYLPADKTQLLQIKGVGKQKLESYGEVFLDIIHSHKIE, translated from the coding sequence ATGATAGCTGAAGCGGAAAAATATTTGAAAGAATACTTTGGGTATGTTCAATTTCGCCGTGGACAGAAAAACATTATAGAAAAAGTGTTTGAAAAGCAGCGTGTTCTAGGAGTCATGCCAACTGGGGGAGGAAAATCTTTATGTTATCAAATCCCGTCACTCCTACTAGACGGATTAACCGTAGTAATTTCACCGTTAATCTCTTTGATGAAAGATCAGGTCGATGAAATAAACGAGGCAGGAATACCAGCCACTTACATAAATAGTTCTTTAACCTATGAAGAAACAGAACAATGCATGAAAGATTTGCAAAATGGAGAATATCGCTTGCTTTATTTAGCACCGGAAAGGTTAGAACACCAAGCTTTTTTACATAAAATAAAAAAAGTGCCTATTTCTTTGATTGCCATTGATGAAGCACATTGCCTTTCCCAATGGGGGCATGATTTTCGTCCAAGCTATCTTACTATCCCGCGTTTTTTGGATTTTGCTGGCAGAAATATATCCGTACTGGCTCTTACAGCTACAGCAACGCCGCAAGTTTCTGCAGATATAAGCAGGGCTCTTTCCATATCTGAAGATAATGTGATACTTACTGGTTTTAAAAGAGAAAACTTAACTTTTTCTGTTATTAAAGGACAGGATCGTGACAGTTATCTTACAGATTACATCAAAAAACACCGTGAACAAGCAGGGATAGTTTATGCAGCGACAAGAAAAGAAGTGGAACGGCTCCATCATAAGTTTACAAATGAAAACATAAAAGCAGAAAAATATCATGGAGGAATGACTGCTGAAAACAGAGCTGTCGGCCAAGAGCGGTTTGTTTATGACGAGTCTAATGTAATGGTAGCAACAACTGCGTTTGGAATGGGAATTAATAAATCAAATGTTCGCTTTGTGCTGCATGCACAGATGCCAAGAAATATTGAATCTTATTACCAAGAGGCAGGCAGAGCAGGAAGAGACGGATCAGAAAGTGATTGTATATTATTTTTTTCTCCAAAAGATATCCATACTCATCAATATTTAATTGAACAGTCTCGTTTGGATGAACCGCGTAAAGAGATGGAATATAATAAATTAAGGCAGATGGTTAATTATTGTCATACGGAAGATTGCTTGCAAAACTATATTTTAAAATATTTTGGAGAAGAGCCTAAAGATACTTGTGGGACATGTCTTCATTGTACGGATGATCGATCGCTAAAGGATGCAACAACAGAAGCACAAATGGTGTTTTCTTGTGTGAAACGAATGAGAGAAAGGTACGGGAAAACATTGGTTTCTCAAGTTCTTACCGGTTCATCTAATCAAAAACTCCGTCAATTAAGACTAGATACTTTGTCAACCTATGGATTGTTAAAAGACCAATCACAAAAACAAGTAAATGAGTTTATTGACTTTTTACTAGCTCACCAATACCTTCAGCTCATAGAAGGAGCTTATCCAGTTCTTAAGCTGACTAATCGTGCTCTCCATGTTTTAAAAGGGAAGCAGAAAGTGAAGAAAAAAGAAACATTAAAAGCGAAAAATGTGGACAAAGAAAATCCATTGTTTGAGGAATTGAGAAAAGAGCGAGCAGTTATAGCCAAACAGCAAGGAATAGCTCCTTATATGGTATTTTCTGATCGTACCCTCTTGGATATATGTGCCTATCTTCCTGCTGATAAGACCCAATTACTCCAAATAAAAGGAGTAGGGAAACAAAAACTAGAATCGTATGGAGAAGTTTTTTTAGATATAATACATAGTCATAAAATAGAGTAA